Proteins encoded by one window of uncultured Celeribacter sp.:
- a CDS encoding AraC family transcriptional regulator has product MDIIALKQSDILGKGEQYHFSRTVLSRDRPKALHDQDYYEVFWLHNGRARLVTETSQMKLTEGDLVFLAPGFPHALQGVGDESHIVNIILKRKRIRELTDRFPELAPYFPAPGSLPVQIHRDMRHLSRLSTAAKTLEAAPRNALYLEAFLLPLVAELLSEARDENAAMPAWLSDALIRAEDPSVFREGASGLVAQCGKAHAHVARTMQMHLHQTPSDYINTLRMEFAARQLKGTPDSLSEIADEIGIHNMSHFHRLFRTRFGMTPRQYRVKHQKGVVQPV; this is encoded by the coding sequence ATGGATATCATCGCATTGAAGCAGTCCGACATTTTAGGCAAAGGGGAACAGTACCATTTCTCCCGTACAGTCTTGTCGCGGGATCGCCCCAAAGCGCTGCACGATCAGGATTATTACGAAGTTTTCTGGCTGCACAATGGCCGTGCACGGCTGGTCACCGAGACCTCTCAGATGAAGCTGACCGAGGGCGATCTGGTGTTCCTCGCGCCCGGCTTTCCCCATGCGCTTCAGGGCGTGGGCGACGAGAGCCATATCGTCAACATCATCCTCAAGCGCAAACGGATCAGGGAATTGACCGACCGCTTCCCTGAACTGGCGCCCTATTTCCCGGCTCCTGGGTCGCTTCCCGTGCAAATCCACCGCGACATGCGCCATTTGTCGCGGCTCTCCACCGCAGCCAAAACGCTCGAAGCCGCGCCGCGCAACGCGCTTTATCTCGAGGCCTTTCTCTTGCCGCTGGTGGCCGAACTGTTGTCAGAGGCCCGCGATGAAAACGCCGCCATGCCCGCGTGGCTGAGCGACGCCTTGATCCGGGCCGAAGACCCGTCGGTGTTCCGCGAAGGCGCCTCGGGCCTCGTGGCGCAATGCGGCAAGGCCCATGCCCATGTCGCCCGCACCATGCAAATGCATCTGCACCAAACGCCCTCGGATTACATCAACACGCTGCGCATGGAGTTCGCCGCGCGTCAGCTCAAGGGCACGCCGGATTCGCTGTCGGAAATCGCCGATGAGATCGGCATTCACAACATGAGCCATTTTCACCGCCTGTTCCGCACGCGCTTTGGCATGACGCCGCGTCAGTACCGCGTGAAACATCAAAAGGGTGTGGTGCAGCCCGTTTGA
- the rpe gene encoding ribulose-phosphate 3-epimerase encodes MSSQSFERSIKIAPSILAADFANFGQEIEAVEAQGADWIHVDVMDGHFVPNLTFGPAMCKAIRPHIKTVMDVHLMIAPVDPYIEAFAEAGADIITAHVEAGPHIHRTMQAIRANGAKAGVALNPGTPAESVEYLLDMVDLICVMTVNPGFGGQKFIHSQIEKIKQLREMIGDRPIHIEIDGGVDPSTAPLVAAAGADALVAGSAVFKGGSVVNPIPYGDNIRAIRAAAEAAR; translated from the coding sequence ATGTCCAGCCAGAGCTTTGAGCGCTCGATCAAGATCGCCCCATCCATCCTTGCCGCCGATTTCGCGAATTTCGGGCAGGAGATCGAAGCCGTCGAAGCCCAGGGCGCCGACTGGATTCACGTCGATGTCATGGACGGGCATTTCGTGCCGAACCTGACCTTTGGTCCGGCCATGTGCAAGGCGATCCGCCCGCATATCAAGACGGTGATGGACGTGCACCTGATGATCGCGCCTGTCGATCCCTATATCGAGGCCTTCGCCGAGGCGGGCGCCGACATCATCACTGCCCATGTCGAAGCGGGCCCGCATATTCACCGCACGATGCAGGCGATCCGCGCGAATGGCGCGAAAGCGGGCGTGGCGCTCAATCCCGGCACACCGGCGGAAAGCGTCGAGTACCTGTTGGACATGGTCGATTTGATCTGTGTGATGACCGTGAACCCCGGCTTTGGCGGCCAGAAATTCATCCACTCCCAGATCGAGAAAATCAAACAGTTGCGCGAGATGATCGGCGATCGTCCGATTCATATCGAGATCGACGGCGGCGTGGACCCGAGCACAGCGCCCTTGGTTGCGGCCGCTGGCGCAGATGCGCTGGTCGCGGGCTCTGCCGTGTTCAAAGGCGGCTCTGTCGTGAATCCGATCCCCTACGGCGATAACATCCGCGCCATCCGTGCGGCGGCAGAGGCTGCGCGCTGA
- the deoC gene encoding deoxyribose-phosphate aldolase, with protein MSTPDSTAEATSLATRTAQLPQIHEPRNPGMELDLDVVERQRVNTSAVERRCATLPGRRSVKKDHQAAWLLKAITMIDLTTLAGDDTAGRVRRLCAKAAHPVRADLLDAMGMPAITTGAVCVYHDMVETAVEALDGTGIPVAAVSTGFPAGLSPYHLRVKEIEESVKAGAKEIDIVISRRHVLTGNWQALYDEMRAFRATCGEAHVKAILATGELGSLRNVAKASQVCMMAGADFIKTSTGKESVNATLPVSLVMIRAIRDYHARTGYRIGYKPAGGISKAKDALVYLSLIKEELGNHWLSPHLFRFGASSLLGDIERQLEHHVTGQYSAAWRHAIG; from the coding sequence ATGAGCACACCCGATAGCACCGCTGAGGCCACAAGCCTCGCGACACGTACTGCACAATTGCCGCAGATCCATGAACCGCGCAATCCCGGCATGGAACTGGACTTGGACGTGGTGGAACGCCAGCGCGTCAACACCTCCGCTGTCGAACGCCGCTGTGCCACGCTGCCCGGGCGGCGGTCGGTGAAGAAAGATCACCAAGCGGCGTGGCTGTTGAAAGCGATCACCATGATCGACCTGACCACTTTGGCGGGCGATGACACGGCGGGGCGCGTGCGACGCCTCTGCGCCAAGGCCGCCCATCCCGTGCGCGCCGATCTGTTGGACGCCATGGGCATGCCCGCGATCACCACCGGCGCGGTCTGTGTCTATCACGATATGGTCGAAACCGCTGTGGAGGCGCTGGACGGCACGGGCATTCCGGTTGCCGCCGTCTCGACGGGGTTTCCGGCGGGTCTCTCGCCCTATCATCTGCGCGTCAAAGAGATCGAGGAAAGCGTCAAGGCAGGCGCGAAAGAGATCGACATCGTGATCTCCCGGCGTCACGTCCTGACCGGCAATTGGCAGGCACTTTACGACGAGATGCGCGCGTTCCGCGCCACCTGCGGCGAGGCGCATGTAAAAGCCATTCTGGCCACCGGCGAGCTGGGATCGCTGCGCAATGTCGCGAAGGCGTCGCAGGTCTGCATGATGGCAGGCGCCGATTTCATCAAGACCTCGACCGGCAAGGAAAGCGTCAACGCCACCCTGCCCGTCTCATTGGTGATGATCCGTGCGATCCGCGACTATCACGCCCGCACCGGCTATCGCATCGGCTACAAACCCGCGGGCGGGATTTCCAAGGCGAAGGATGCTTTGGTCTACCTGTCGCTGATCAAGGAAGAACTGGGCAATCACTGGCTCTCGCCGCATCTGTTCCGCTTTGGCGCCTCGTCTTTGTTGGGCGACATCGAGCGGCAGTTGGAACATCATGTGACCGGGCAGTATTCTGCCGCGTGGCGTCACGCCATCGGGTGA